In Acidimicrobiales bacterium, the following are encoded in one genomic region:
- a CDS encoding type II secretion system F family protein, with product MLILAIASVFGALTLVFWALAGQLAERAAFRSSLQQLEDYDAVAAVPSRQLELAAGFETRVLAPLMRSLVGLGRRFTPADYVAKSAEKLNHAGKSRADDLDRFLAVRVVTIALVPVAFIVSFFVLPLEGRTPLAVFLFLALLLVLGPDATLNRKVADRQYEIQMRLPDVLDLLTISVEAGLGFEQALDRTVQSVPGPLSEEFARMIGEVRAGSSRAEALRAMETRIGVQEVKSFVLALLQADTFGISIGRILRQQAEEMRVRRRQLAQERAQKAPVKMLFPMVFCIFPSLFVVVLGPALFNIADAL from the coding sequence ATGCTCATCCTCGCCATCGCCTCCGTCTTCGGCGCTCTCACCCTGGTGTTCTGGGCGCTCGCCGGCCAGCTGGCCGAGCGAGCGGCTTTCCGCTCCTCGCTCCAGCAGCTCGAGGACTACGACGCCGTCGCCGCCGTCCCGTCGCGCCAGCTGGAGCTGGCCGCCGGCTTCGAGACCCGCGTCCTCGCCCCCCTCATGCGGAGCCTGGTCGGCCTCGGCCGCCGGTTCACACCCGCCGACTACGTCGCCAAGTCCGCCGAGAAGCTGAACCACGCCGGCAAGAGCCGGGCCGACGACCTGGACCGGTTCCTCGCCGTCCGGGTGGTCACCATCGCCCTGGTGCCCGTGGCCTTCATCGTCTCGTTCTTCGTGCTGCCGCTGGAGGGGCGGACCCCGCTGGCGGTGTTCCTCTTCCTCGCCCTGCTGCTCGTGCTCGGCCCCGACGCCACCCTGAACCGGAAGGTGGCCGACCGCCAGTACGAGATCCAGATGAGACTGCCCGACGTGCTGGACCTCCTCACCATCAGCGTGGAGGCGGGGCTCGGGTTCGAGCAGGCGCTGGACCGCACCGTCCAGTCGGTCCCCGGGCCGCTGTCCGAGGAGTTCGCCCGGATGATCGGCGAGGTGCGCGCCGGCTCGAGCCGGGCCGAGGCCCTCCGGGCCATGGAGACCCGCATCGGGGTGCAGGAGGTCAAGTCGTTCGTCCTGGCCCTCCTCCAGGCCGACACCTTCGGGATCTCGATCGGGCGCATCCTCCGCCAGCAGGCCGAGGAGATGCGGGTGCGCCGGCGCCAGCTGGCCCAGGAGCGGGCCCAGAAGGCGCCGGTGAAGATGCTGTTCCCGATGGTGTTCTGCATCTTCCCGTCGCTCTTCGTGGTGGTCCTGGGGCCCGCCCTCTTCAACATCGCCGACGCCCTCTGA